One genomic segment of Brevibacillus laterosporus LMG 15441 includes these proteins:
- a CDS encoding beta-ketoacyl synthase N-terminal-like domain-containing protein, with translation MRVGIAGLGIVSPYGFGFELFAKGLLAGKNALASLTRFDAQGFRSQIGGQVDFQSDKLEESIAQIWLNKALQEAIEQAEYKLEIWRDCKKAIILPVVCGDSMSGFGERAEVWVKDPLEFLPFEWREQTPVLRLSAACSSISSAIAMAKSLVSQGQLDMVMIARAELLNEYEYASLDIVKAISTETARPFDQNRSGILIGEGAGVILLESEECLRDRGKKPLAWIDGISHIVSGYETNMVELDKDSVIHTMCEALEDAKRKKIDCIQAHATGTPQGDLVEAVGIVEAIEEGSMIPVSSHKGAIGHLLRCSGVMGLAAGVLSLQTNVIPATLGLINLDPACPVQAVIGHSMKATVESVLINSFGFCGNYVSMVVTSPK, from the coding sequence ATGAGAGTGGGTATCGCTGGTTTAGGTATCGTTTCTCCTTATGGATTCGGTTTTGAGCTATTTGCCAAAGGTCTGCTTGCCGGGAAAAATGCCCTTGCCTCCTTAACAAGATTTGACGCCCAAGGGTTTCGATCTCAAATAGGCGGACAAGTTGACTTTCAAAGTGATAAATTGGAAGAATCTATAGCGCAAATTTGGTTGAACAAGGCCTTACAGGAGGCAATAGAGCAGGCAGAGTACAAGCTAGAGATATGGCGTGATTGCAAAAAAGCTATTATCTTACCAGTTGTCTGCGGGGATTCTATGTCTGGATTTGGAGAAAGGGCAGAGGTATGGGTGAAAGACCCTCTAGAGTTCCTCCCTTTTGAATGGCGTGAGCAAACACCCGTACTACGTTTGTCAGCAGCATGTTCTTCTATCAGTTCTGCAATCGCAATGGCAAAAAGTCTTGTCTCACAAGGACAACTAGATATGGTAATGATTGCACGAGCAGAACTTCTTAATGAATATGAATATGCTTCGCTCGATATTGTTAAGGCTATTTCAACTGAGACAGCGCGTCCCTTTGATCAAAATCGTAGTGGGATTTTAATAGGAGAAGGGGCGGGGGTCATTTTACTTGAGTCAGAGGAATGCCTGCGAGATCGTGGGAAAAAGCCACTAGCCTGGATAGATGGAATTAGTCATATCGTTAGTGGGTATGAAACAAATATGGTTGAGCTAGATAAAGACAGTGTGATACATACGATGTGTGAGGCGTTAGAGGATGCAAAACGTAAAAAAATCGATTGTATTCAGGCTCATGCAACAGGTACCCCTCAAGGTGATCTCGTTGAGGCAGTAGGCATTGTGGAGGCTATAGAGGAGGGGAGTATGATCCCGGTAAGCTCACATAAAGGGGCAATTGGACATTTGCTACGCTGTTCAGGAGTAATGGGATTAGCCGCAGGGGTCCTTTCTTTGCAAACGAACGTTATTCCAGCAACTCTTGGTTTGATAAATCTCGACCCGGCTTGTCCGGTTCAGGCGGTAATCGGACATAGTATGAAGGCAACAGTAGAGTCTGTGCTTATCAACAGTTTTGGCTTCTGCGGAAATTATGTGTCTATGGTAGTTACCTCACCTAAATAG
- a CDS encoding ABC transporter ATP-binding protein, producing the protein MSLIHVSNLQKEYAYYRKEVGLLNSIKNLFHREKLVKEAVQKISFDIDEGEMMAFLGPNGAGKTTTLKILSGILHPTSGEATVMGYVPWERKKEFKMKFSIVMGQKSQLWWDLPANESLFLNKFIYEVEDREYQKTLDELTELLDVKDILDVQVRRLSLGERMKLELVAALIHRPKVIFLDEPTIGLDLISQKSIRKFLKYYNEETKATIILTTHYMKDVEDLCKRAIIINQGKIVYDGNLNKVNELLNQKKLVKIQFSTPVPQSAVEAYGIVREHNEFESLIELDREFLKQNSKLILEHLPVSDINVEDIPIEDSITILYKKDEKNEKVAQF; encoded by the coding sequence ATGAGTTTGATACACGTTTCTAATCTACAGAAAGAATATGCTTATTACAGAAAGGAGGTTGGGTTGCTTAACTCTATTAAAAACCTATTCCATCGGGAAAAGCTGGTCAAGGAAGCGGTACAAAAAATTTCATTTGATATCGATGAGGGAGAGATGATGGCTTTTCTTGGACCAAATGGAGCAGGAAAAACAACAACTTTGAAAATTTTATCCGGCATCTTGCATCCCACTAGTGGAGAAGCAACTGTGATGGGGTATGTTCCATGGGAACGTAAAAAGGAATTTAAAATGAAATTTTCGATTGTTATGGGACAGAAAAGTCAGCTATGGTGGGATTTGCCCGCTAATGAATCCCTATTTTTAAATAAATTCATTTACGAAGTAGAAGATCGAGAGTATCAGAAGACGTTGGATGAGCTAACAGAATTACTTGATGTCAAGGATATTTTAGATGTACAAGTGAGAAGGCTTTCCTTGGGAGAACGAATGAAGCTAGAATTGGTGGCCGCATTAATTCATCGACCTAAGGTTATCTTCTTGGACGAGCCTACAATTGGATTAGACCTTATCTCACAGAAGAGCATCCGTAAATTTCTAAAGTATTACAATGAAGAGACGAAGGCTACGATCATTTTGACAACACATTATATGAAAGATGTAGAAGACCTTTGCAAAAGGGCTATTATTATCAATCAGGGAAAGATTGTGTATGATGGCAACTTAAATAAAGTAAACGAATTGCTGAATCAGAAGAAGCTCGTTAAAATTCAATTTTCTACCCCTGTTCCACAATCAGCTGTAGAAGCTTACGGAATTGTGAGGGAGCACAACGAATTTGAAAGTCTTATCGAGCTTGATCGTGAATTTTTAAAGCAAAACTCTAAGCTGATATTGGAGCATTTGCCTGTAAGTGACATTAATGTAGAGGATATCCCCATCGAAGATAGCATTACGATTTTGTATAAGAAGGATGAGAAAAATGAGAAGGTTGCGCAGTTTTAG
- a CDS encoding ABC transporter permease has translation MRRLRSFRKYIHTFQLGIQTAVEYRANFVLGIVGSVFSITILTYLWTAIFDSQSPGSTVFGYTFQEMITYTLIAAVTAKIIQAGFEYDVAEDIKEGGLNKFIIRPIGYLPYKIYSFLGSKLIYIVVSFCLIFLILFVLNRLIQVEINLVNIGYFLITLLLALVLNFFIFFSITTIAFWLENVSYIFEAPKILLVILSGGIFPLDVFDDTILSFLNYLPFKYTVNYPVDVLIGKYQGIELVTGMGLQVFWIIAFAVLSKLLWGIGIKKYIAIGG, from the coding sequence ATGAGAAGGTTGCGCAGTTTTAGGAAATACATTCATACCTTTCAATTAGGGATACAGACAGCAGTGGAATATCGAGCTAATTTTGTGTTGGGAATTGTGGGAAGTGTATTCTCCATCACCATATTAACCTACTTATGGACAGCTATTTTTGATAGCCAAAGTCCCGGGTCTACCGTTTTTGGATATACCTTTCAGGAGATGATCACGTATACACTGATTGCGGCAGTAACTGCCAAGATTATTCAAGCTGGTTTTGAGTATGATGTAGCGGAAGATATAAAGGAGGGTGGGCTTAACAAATTTATCATTAGACCGATTGGATATCTTCCTTACAAAATTTATTCGTTTCTTGGCTCTAAGCTAATTTATATTGTGGTCAGCTTTTGTTTAATCTTTCTCATTTTATTTGTCTTAAATAGACTGATCCAAGTAGAGATTAACCTCGTTAATATCGGTTATTTTCTGATTACACTCTTACTTGCTCTCGTATTAAACTTCTTTATCTTCTTTAGCATTACTACCATAGCTTTTTGGCTTGAAAATGTTTCTTATATTTTTGAAGCTCCGAAAATTTTGCTTGTAATATTAAGTGGAGGGATTTTTCCGCTAGATGTCTTCGATGATACAATTCTCTCCTTTCTAAACTATTTGCCATTTAAATATACGGTCAATTATCCAGTAGATGTGCTTATTGGGAAGTACCAGGGGATAGAACTGGTGACAGGTATGGGGCTACAAGTATTCTGGATTATCGCTTTTGCTGTTCTCTCCAAATTGTTATGGGGCATCGGTATTAAAAAATATATAGCTATAGGTGGATAA
- a CDS encoding ABC transporter permease: MAWVKEVKKMVKIYYLFCKNCLMAQMEYRFNFFVGVIVESGFVLSKLIYIFVIYQSGLIIEGLSRDSILLFSGTFMLVTGVYVSLFVVNFFKISEDYIHEGKLDLYITKPISLQFLTTMRYIDFGLAIPNLIVGSVLLVMGWSRLGIEVSLANIAGYTLFLIGGIVISYTVMLIPHLFSFWFIKTSAVNDLSNDIWEFGHMPARIYGKTIQTIGIYIIPLFLASNFGPLYLLNQLSVVNMMWGILAPLALLLLTRLLWKAAVRNYSSASS, from the coding sequence ATGGCATGGGTTAAAGAAGTGAAAAAAATGGTAAAAATTTACTATCTATTTTGTAAAAACTGCTTAATGGCGCAGATGGAATATCGTTTTAATTTTTTTGTCGGAGTCATTGTGGAGAGCGGTTTTGTATTATCCAAGTTGATTTATATCTTTGTGATATACCAGTCAGGTTTGATTATTGAAGGATTAAGCAGAGACTCTATTCTATTGTTCTCAGGTACATTTATGCTGGTTACAGGGGTATATGTTAGTCTTTTCGTTGTTAATTTTTTTAAAATCTCAGAGGATTATATACACGAAGGAAAACTAGATTTATACATTACAAAACCAATATCCCTACAATTTCTTACCACAATGAGATATATAGATTTTGGCTTGGCGATTCCCAATCTGATTGTCGGAAGTGTGCTGTTGGTAATGGGATGGAGTCGATTAGGAATTGAGGTTAGCTTGGCTAATATCGCAGGCTACACCCTATTTTTAATTGGAGGAATTGTAATTAGTTACACAGTCATGTTGATTCCGCACCTCTTTTCGTTTTGGTTTATTAAAACATCCGCTGTAAATGATTTGAGCAATGATATTTGGGAATTTGGGCACATGCCAGCAAGAATCTATGGTAAAACAATCCAGACCATCGGTATTTACATTATTCCGTTATTTTTAGCGAGCAACTTTGGACCATTGTATCTCCTAAATCAATTAAGCGTGGTAAATATGATGTGGGGTATTCTTGCTCCGCTAGCATTGTTGCTTTTGACTCGATTACTGTGGAAGGCAGCGGTTCGGAATTATTCTAGTGCAAGCAGTTGA
- a CDS encoding MupA/Atu3671 family FMN-dependent luciferase-like monooxygenase produces MKFSVSFFSNVNDTTAQNMQDHYEFLFEVIQYAEKNGWYGVWFPERHYHTFGGLFPSPSVFAAAVARETKKLRIQVGSVILPLHSPIRIAEEWAMVDQLSKGRVSISFASGWNPNDFKENPEHFDQRKIRMWQGIERIENLWNDKETDVTIFPKPYQQQIPIYVTVASSKETCYEAGKHGYHLLTHFIFNDMNDVKQKIELYHAGLREGGHSIEDKDVTILLHTYLDHDLEMVEKTVKNAFFEYQHAFLSLAEMIPHYESKREEEIAKTMMLRKYSPHYSLLGTPETCSTVLRKLEEIGVTQVAALIDFGLQRQKIMESLERLQLLVKEENAQTI; encoded by the coding sequence ATGAAATTCTCAGTTAGCTTTTTTTCGAACGTAAATGATACCACAGCCCAAAACATGCAGGATCACTATGAATTTCTATTCGAAGTAATCCAATATGCGGAGAAGAATGGCTGGTATGGTGTCTGGTTTCCTGAGAGGCATTATCATACCTTTGGTGGGTTATTTCCTAGTCCATCCGTTTTTGCAGCGGCTGTAGCAAGGGAAACAAAGAAACTTCGTATTCAAGTTGGAAGCGTCATATTGCCTCTCCATTCGCCCATTCGAATTGCAGAAGAATGGGCAATGGTGGATCAATTGTCAAAAGGGCGAGTAAGTATTTCCTTTGCTTCTGGCTGGAACCCCAACGATTTTAAAGAAAATCCAGAGCATTTCGATCAGCGGAAAATACGAATGTGGCAGGGAATAGAAAGGATTGAAAACCTTTGGAATGACAAAGAAACAGATGTAACTATATTTCCAAAACCCTATCAACAACAAATCCCGATTTATGTAACAGTAGCTTCTTCTAAAGAAACCTGTTATGAGGCTGGAAAACATGGATACCATTTGTTAACCCATTTTATTTTTAATGATATGAATGATGTAAAGCAAAAGATTGAGTTGTATCATGCTGGATTACGTGAGGGAGGTCATAGCATAGAAGACAAAGATGTAACTATCTTGCTTCACACCTATCTTGATCATGATCTTGAAATGGTAGAAAAGACTGTAAAGAATGCTTTTTTTGAGTATCAGCATGCATTCCTGTCATTGGCAGAGATGATCCCCCATTATGAAAGTAAACGAGAAGAAGAGATTGCAAAAACAATGATGCTTAGGAAATATTCTCCTCATTATTCCTTGCTAGGTACTCCAGAGACTTGTTCAACTGTATTGAGGAAGCTAGAGGAGATCGGGGTTACGCAAGTTGCTGCTCTGATAGACTTTGGATTACAAAGACAGAAAATCATGGAGAGCTTGGAACGATTGCAGCTACTTGTAAAAGAGGAGAATGCCCAGACTATTTGA
- a CDS encoding acyl carrier protein, which produces MKQAKIRKILQDLLEIKEPITECDDLTKMGLDSMTTIRLIVALEQAFDLEFSEEDLLLDNFRTVEKISGLINVRQSEKLVYTEKSEC; this is translated from the coding sequence ATGAAACAAGCGAAGATACGTAAAATCCTACAAGACCTGCTTGAAATCAAGGAACCTATTACTGAATGTGACGACTTAACAAAAATGGGGTTAGACTCTATGACTACAATTCGTTTAATTGTAGCACTAGAGCAAGCATTTGATCTGGAATTTAGTGAGGAAGATCTCTTGTTGGATAATTTTCGAACTGTTGAGAAAATAAGTGGTTTAATCAATGTAAGACAATCAGAGAAATTAGTTTATACAGAAAAGAGTGAGTGTTAA
- a CDS encoding aminoacyl--tRNA ligase-related protein, whose product MKKQYHVAGTLSQSQAEAITSKLVYSLEGISHCSFYPETKQIEIDIVDKSKETQIDQVIQTMIEEQKGIRSFPNRIIRKTDGDITKIRINEEEMLAEFSELIRKESAVTLYEALQRLFAEYAESKQARARIYSSLIPRQTMEKCQYVKNFPQNLYVVAEFPHEYEVLNQVGQTDNYEKYTRCSEYLLSPALCFHCYEEYSNQTLHEPLLLSTEGICFRHEAPWRLGKHRLHNFRMREFVFMGNESFVEETRSFFLDLIWKLFVDLGFNGYIETAHDPFYFPHHAEKSQYQLMAHMKYELIISTDMGNFSIASFNNVKDTLCKEFGITEPNGSILHSGCVAFGIDRWVYALLAVYGTQLHEWPAQIREILDL is encoded by the coding sequence ATGAAAAAACAGTATCATGTAGCCGGAACACTTTCTCAATCGCAGGCAGAAGCGATTACTTCGAAATTGGTGTATAGTCTTGAGGGGATTTCTCATTGCTCCTTCTATCCTGAAACAAAGCAAATTGAAATTGACATCGTTGATAAAAGCAAAGAAACACAGATTGACCAGGTTATTCAGACCATGATTGAGGAGCAAAAGGGTATACGTTCTTTTCCTAATCGGATCATACGAAAGACCGATGGAGACATCACAAAAATACGAATCAATGAGGAAGAAATGCTAGCAGAGTTTTCAGAGCTTATTCGAAAGGAGTCTGCTGTTACTTTATATGAGGCATTACAACGTCTTTTTGCGGAATACGCAGAATCTAAACAAGCGAGGGCGAGAATATATTCGTCCTTAATTCCAAGACAGACAATGGAAAAATGCCAGTATGTGAAAAACTTCCCACAAAACCTTTATGTAGTTGCCGAATTTCCTCATGAGTATGAAGTGCTTAATCAGGTTGGTCAAACTGATAATTATGAAAAATATACTCGTTGCAGTGAGTATCTTCTTTCACCAGCTCTATGTTTTCATTGCTATGAGGAGTATTCTAATCAGACATTGCATGAACCATTATTACTTAGTACAGAAGGGATTTGTTTCCGTCATGAGGCACCATGGCGTTTGGGAAAACATCGACTTCATAATTTTCGAATGAGAGAGTTTGTTTTTATGGGGAATGAGTCCTTTGTCGAAGAAACAAGGTCCTTTTTTTTAGATTTGATATGGAAATTATTTGTTGATTTAGGATTTAATGGTTACATAGAGACGGCACATGATCCCTTTTATTTTCCTCATCATGCTGAGAAAAGTCAGTATCAGCTAATGGCTCACATGAAATATGAGCTAATTATCTCAACTGACATGGGGAATTTTTCAATTGCGTCATTTAATAATGTAAAAGACACGCTATGTAAAGAGTTTGGCATTACTGAACCAAACGGTTCAATATTGCATTCAGGATGTGTGGCTTTTGGGATTGATCGGTGGGTATATGCCTTGCTGGCTGTATATGGTACACAGCTTCATGAATGGCCTGCTCAGATAAGAGAAATCTTGGATTTATAA
- a CDS encoding aldehyde dehydrogenase family protein, translated as MIFATNERDVQLKRLDKLISGIRTNKAELLEILTEIATYDSAEAEIESSLSTLLGAEQEVERYNPPSINRIAVYHSSNVLLYSYVLYAAIPSLFCKEILIRPSTKALSTMVKLHDFIMKQADMPSQLLPISQRKFKEQAGQPDVVVFTGNYENSLKVQKTYPHSLFLYFGAGINPFIVGQKANLADASKRAVAARVYNSGQDCMCPNVYFVHENIKENFLSTLIQDIKELRIGKRNEPGNVIAPLFYEGLSEQAQEYFTPIKDRIVYGGSVDVSSNYVEPTVVVSSLEKIGEVIEFFCPIFHVVTYRDEQEVIDWLHAPERIESTLGASVFGIPELAEKLRSTHIVSENVSLYDIENGNSPFGGYGLQANYVCYQGSFTSRPLLISKEVSVAFNNKELHHS; from the coding sequence ATGATTTTTGCTACAAACGAAAGAGACGTGCAATTAAAACGATTGGACAAGCTTATTTCAGGAATCCGAACGAATAAAGCAGAACTGTTAGAAATTTTAACGGAGATTGCTACTTATGATAGTGCTGAGGCTGAGATAGAATCTTCCCTCTCTACTCTACTTGGAGCTGAACAGGAAGTGGAGCGCTACAATCCTCCTTCTATTAATCGGATTGCAGTTTATCATTCATCAAACGTTTTGTTGTACTCCTATGTCTTATATGCTGCTATTCCAAGTTTATTTTGCAAGGAAATCTTGATTAGACCCTCTACAAAAGCTTTATCTACAATGGTAAAGCTTCATGATTTCATAATGAAACAGGCGGACATGCCATCTCAGCTACTTCCTATTTCTCAACGGAAATTTAAAGAACAGGCAGGACAGCCAGATGTAGTTGTCTTTACTGGAAATTATGAGAATAGTTTGAAGGTGCAAAAAACCTATCCACACTCTTTGTTCTTGTATTTCGGAGCGGGAATTAATCCATTTATCGTTGGACAAAAAGCAAATCTAGCAGATGCTTCTAAGCGAGCTGTGGCTGCACGCGTCTATAATTCGGGACAGGATTGTATGTGCCCCAACGTTTATTTTGTCCACGAGAATATTAAAGAGAATTTTCTATCTACACTGATTCAGGACATTAAAGAATTACGCATTGGTAAGCGAAATGAACCAGGAAATGTAATAGCTCCGTTATTTTATGAGGGGTTGTCAGAGCAGGCACAGGAGTATTTCACACCAATAAAAGATCGTATTGTTTACGGTGGATCGGTGGATGTGTCCAGTAATTATGTAGAGCCTACTGTTGTCGTGTCCTCTCTTGAAAAAATTGGTGAGGTAATTGAGTTTTTCTGTCCGATCTTTCATGTTGTAACCTATCGAGATGAACAAGAGGTAATAGATTGGTTACATGCTCCTGAGCGTATAGAGAGTACTCTTGGTGCTTCTGTTTTTGGAATACCAGAATTAGCTGAAAAATTACGCTCTACCCACATCGTGTCAGAAAATGTAAGCCTGTACGATATTGAAAACGGAAATAGCCCGTTTGGTGGTTATGGTTTACAGGCAAATTATGTGTGTTATCAGGGAAGTTTTACTAGTCGTCCTCTTTTAATCTCCAAAGAAGTATCAGTCGCATTCAACAATAAGGAACTACATCATTCATAA
- a CDS encoding thiamine pyrophosphate-binding protein: MEAVESLTIWDAYARVLAEQGITKLFGMVGDGGGLIESAYKKEGIGIFTARDQRIAVGMAMGHAQVSGSPAVLVTSPGPGIANCIMGVLEAYSAAVPLIIISNATARNMRGEGAFQETNSIAMMQPVTKWCYRVEHPEKAIWALRRAIFLAVNGKPGPVYLEIPDDLTWMELSSESFSDADKRNLDEQGPIFSQPEEESIRNLFAQLTKAKRPILLLGGGCQHRPFVSELTISLAEAHGLAIFTTASGRGIVDERHPNAFGNVGLYTLPQIKKLLFEADLIIAIGTQLEETALMGWKEALLHSFFVHIDCHYESLERSVHANYRLLGDAQLSLQLLWKMSSENLNWITTNKNEWIKRMQEVKKEALSVWAEVEDIKAPVRRMLKGIEHEFGEHVILVQDNGLHDMWGYSYPVYTVAPPSRTVVPGEQTALGLPMGISLGAKIAARKANVIALLGDGSFEMGYSAVGSAAEHQLGITFIVINNGGFSWPRFQQSMSEIEIGCSFQIELDYAALAKSVGGYYAKLTDLNEYQNALKEARLYTEQNKIALLELIVSWDQDLPITVMMQYGDKEQ, translated from the coding sequence ATGGAAGCAGTAGAAAGTCTGACGATCTGGGATGCTTATGCGAGAGTACTTGCAGAACAGGGCATAACAAAGCTGTTTGGTATGGTGGGAGATGGTGGGGGGTTAATTGAATCCGCTTATAAAAAAGAAGGAATAGGCATTTTCACGGCACGTGACCAACGAATAGCGGTTGGAATGGCAATGGGGCATGCTCAGGTATCAGGGAGTCCAGCCGTGCTTGTTACTAGCCCAGGACCTGGAATTGCAAACTGCATAATGGGTGTTTTAGAGGCATATTCGGCCGCTGTACCTTTAATTATTATCTCCAATGCTACTGCACGGAACATGCGCGGTGAAGGGGCATTTCAAGAAACCAATTCCATTGCCATGATGCAACCCGTGACTAAATGGTGTTATCGTGTAGAGCATCCAGAGAAAGCCATTTGGGCTTTGCGACGTGCTATTTTTTTAGCTGTTAATGGAAAACCGGGGCCAGTCTATCTTGAGATTCCAGATGATCTAACATGGATGGAGCTAAGCAGTGAATCGTTCTCTGATGCTGATAAAAGAAACCTTGATGAACAAGGACCGATTTTTTCGCAGCCTGAAGAAGAGAGTATACGTAATTTATTCGCTCAACTAACGAAAGCAAAGCGTCCTATCCTCCTATTAGGCGGGGGGTGTCAACATCGGCCATTTGTGTCTGAATTAACAATCTCTTTAGCAGAGGCACACGGATTAGCTATCTTTACTACAGCATCTGGAAGAGGAATCGTAGATGAGAGGCATCCCAATGCTTTTGGAAATGTAGGCTTGTATACGTTACCGCAAATCAAGAAGCTCCTTTTTGAGGCAGATTTGATTATAGCGATTGGAACTCAGTTAGAGGAGACAGCTTTAATGGGATGGAAGGAGGCCTTATTACATTCATTCTTTGTACATATTGATTGCCATTATGAGTCGCTGGAACGTTCTGTTCATGCCAATTACAGGTTGCTTGGAGATGCCCAACTGTCTTTGCAACTCTTGTGGAAAATGTCAAGCGAGAATCTGAATTGGATTACGACTAACAAAAATGAGTGGATAAAAAGAATGCAGGAGGTAAAAAAAGAAGCTCTGTCAGTATGGGCAGAAGTAGAAGATATAAAAGCACCTGTGAGAAGGATGCTTAAGGGAATCGAACATGAATTTGGAGAGCATGTCATCTTGGTTCAAGATAATGGGCTACATGATATGTGGGGATATTCGTATCCTGTTTATACGGTGGCTCCGCCCAGCCGCACAGTGGTTCCCGGTGAACAAACAGCCCTAGGTTTACCGATGGGTATATCCTTAGGAGCTAAGATTGCTGCTAGAAAAGCGAATGTTATTGCTTTACTTGGAGACGGTTCGTTTGAAATGGGATATTCAGCTGTGGGGAGTGCCGCTGAGCATCAATTAGGTATCACTTTTATTGTCATAAATAATGGTGGATTTTCTTGGCCAAGATTTCAGCAAAGCATGAGCGAAATAGAAATAGGCTGCTCTTTTCAAATAGAGCTAGACTATGCAGCTTTAGCTAAATCGGTTGGCGGCTATTATGCTAAACTGACTGACCTAAATGAGTACCAAAATGCATTAAAAGAAGCAAGGCTGTATACAGAACAAAATAAGATTGCTTTGCTAGAATTAATAGTTAGTTGGGACCAGGATTTACCAATTACGGTGATGATGCAATATGGAGACAAAGAACAGTAA
- a CDS encoding class I adenylate-forming enzyme family protein has protein sequence MINYEVFVGNTSYTALIKQEIQQLTLCMNHQGVSAGNLVAIAIHEPISWLVAYYACKELEAVPVVIGKVAELDKQLEIVRADYVCYTSDHYKIQIESLSVVKERNIPSNTGLICRTSGSTVGMPKYVAWSKEGITYQKQETTRVFGYKEGERLLFTLPLWGAYGLSIVGVLEHNSMDLVIPANLRPRSIITVLEKQNVCWVESAPFFYQTMLPYLLKEQRGIEEIGVKGWGCGGDLLTHTFVQQWVKMTGVPILDGYGLTEAGPNVSLNRPYDYCYGTVGKPLSGTEINFSEDRELWVRSPSVMLGYYANGQVDASMLHNGWLSTGDMATRDEHGYVTILGRKKNIIIVNGYNVSPEYVERTIREHHGIRDVAVVGVPHPTRGNRLCAFVVGDASLTKRDIDLFIKDKVDEPSRPSFYEIIPHLPVLANGKTDRNQLKAIAEVRFGQESFA, from the coding sequence TTGATAAATTATGAGGTTTTTGTTGGTAATACATCCTATACAGCACTTATTAAACAAGAAATACAACAGCTTACGCTTTGTATGAATCATCAGGGAGTTTCAGCAGGTAATCTGGTTGCGATTGCTATTCACGAACCCATCTCTTGGTTGGTTGCCTATTATGCCTGCAAAGAACTGGAGGCAGTTCCTGTTGTGATCGGAAAGGTGGCCGAATTAGATAAACAACTGGAGATAGTCCGAGCTGACTATGTGTGCTATACAAGCGATCATTATAAGATACAAATTGAGAGCCTATCTGTGGTAAAGGAAAGAAATATACCTAGCAATACAGGGCTCATCTGCAGAACCTCAGGCTCAACTGTAGGAATGCCTAAATATGTAGCCTGGAGTAAAGAAGGGATTACGTATCAGAAACAGGAGACGACACGAGTATTCGGATACAAAGAGGGAGAACGGCTTCTTTTTACATTGCCACTTTGGGGAGCTTATGGATTAAGTATTGTGGGAGTTTTGGAACACAACAGTATGGATTTGGTTATTCCTGCTAATTTACGTCCGCGCTCCATAATTACCGTTCTGGAAAAGCAAAACGTCTGCTGGGTAGAAAGCGCTCCTTTTTTTTATCAAACTATGCTTCCTTATCTATTAAAAGAGCAGAGAGGGATTGAAGAAATTGGAGTAAAGGGATGGGGCTGTGGAGGCGACCTGCTTACCCATACTTTTGTTCAACAATGGGTGAAAATGACAGGGGTTCCCATATTGGATGGTTATGGATTAACGGAAGCGGGTCCTAATGTATCACTGAATCGTCCTTATGATTATTGTTATGGAACCGTCGGCAAACCTCTTAGCGGAACAGAAATCAATTTTTCTGAGGATAGAGAGTTGTGGGTTCGAAGCCCTTCAGTAATGCTAGGTTATTATGCCAATGGACAAGTAGATGCTTCGATGCTTCATAATGGATGGCTGTCTACTGGTGATATGGCAACGAGAGATGAACATGGATACGTGACTATTTTGGGAAGAAAAAAGAATATCATTATTGTCAATGGATATAATGTCAGCCCGGAATATGTGGAAAGAACGATCAGAGAACATCACGGAATAAGAGACGTAGCTGTTGTAGGGGTCCCTCATCCAACACGTGGAAATCGATTGTGTGCTTTTGTAGTGGGGGATGCTTCTCTTACAAAAAGAGATATTGACCTATTTATAAAGGATAAGGTAGACGAGCCTTCCCGACCAAGTTTTTATGAAATAATCCCCCATCTACCGGTACTTGCTAACGGAAAGACAGATCGAAATCAACTGAAAGCGATAGCTGAAGTCCGATTTGGTCAAGAAAGTTTCGCGTAG